The Bryobacteraceae bacterium genome includes a window with the following:
- a CDS encoding NAD-dependent dehydratase: MKILVTGSGGFVGSHLLPRLAADGHEAIPHDLAQGDLAGTLPGATGIDTVIHLAARSFVPESWQDPPAYYRANTLAAANVLEYCRRSGSRLVLVSSYVYGTPRYLPIDEDHPLEAFNPYGHSKILAEEIARYYARTFGVPVSIVRPFNLYGPGQRDSFLIPTLIRQVLDPSRERIEVLDARPRRDFLYIGDFVDLLARLAASPATGVFNAGSGVSTGIAELVHLLCRLARVSKPLADLGRPRPDEVLDMHASIEKAGRELGWRPATTLEQGLEKTLAAYA; the protein is encoded by the coding sequence ATGAAAATCCTCGTGACCGGCTCTGGCGGGTTCGTCGGCTCCCATCTGCTGCCGCGCCTCGCCGCCGACGGCCATGAAGCCATCCCGCACGATCTCGCCCAGGGCGACCTTGCCGGTACCTTGCCCGGCGCCACGGGAATCGACACGGTCATCCACCTGGCCGCCCGCTCCTTCGTCCCGGAGAGCTGGCAGGACCCTCCGGCCTATTACCGCGCGAACACTCTCGCCGCGGCCAATGTCCTGGAATACTGCCGCCGCAGCGGCTCGCGGCTCGTTCTGGTCAGCAGCTATGTCTACGGCACGCCCCGCTATCTTCCCATCGACGAGGACCACCCGCTGGAAGCGTTCAACCCTTACGGCCACTCCAAAATCCTGGCCGAAGAAATCGCCCGCTACTACGCCCGGACTTTTGGCGTGCCGGTGTCCATCGTCCGGCCGTTCAACCTCTACGGCCCCGGCCAGCGGGATTCCTTTCTCATTCCGACTCTGATCCGCCAGGTTCTGGATCCGTCCCGCGAGAGGATTGAAGTTCTCGATGCCCGGCCGCGCCGCGACTTCCTGTACATCGGGGATTTCGTCGATCTGCTGGCCCGCCTCGCGGCTTCCCCAGCCACAGGCGTCTTCAATGCAGGCAGCGGAGTCTCTACAGGCATCGCCGAACTTGTCCATCTGCTGTGCCGCCTTGCACGCGTGTCCAAGCCGCTGGCCGATCTCGGCCGGCCCCGCCCGGACGAAGTGCTCGACATGCACGCCTCCATCGAGAAAGCGGGGCGTGAACTCGGCTGGCGCCCCGCCACTACCCTCGAACAGGGGCTGGAAAAGACGCTCGCCGCCTATGCCTGA
- a CDS encoding ATP-dependent helicase HrpB, with the protein MDRRGAGAEKQAGRRLDCNCHSYSVYVERLPVDAILDDIRAALAAGPNLVLEAPPGAGKTTRVPPALLDLLPGHILVLEPRRLAARLAAQRAASERGEAAGETIGWQVRFQKAAGPRTRLVYLTEGLLVRRLLSDPLLEGVSAVVLDEFHERHLEGDLALALLRRLQRLRRPDLRLIVMSATLDGASVAAFLDGCPVLRSEGRLFPLELQYTPHSAQPLEELVVEAVERNFAQVGGGVLVFLPGAAEIRRCAEALSRRRIAQEADILPLHGDLPPEEQDRAVTPGARRRIVLSTNIAESSVTIPGVRIVVDSGLARIPSDSPWSGLPRLEVRRVSRASAVQRAGRAARTAPGLAVRLYSQEDFLRRPEHETPEILRRELSQLCLHLHAAGVADPRELEWLSPPPEEAMAAAEELLQRLGALDSSGCLTQFGRRLAELPLHPRLAALVERGGEAACRLAAELSASHPAQAAQIERQLRALAPKRASAPLEECVLRAFPDRVARRRKGQELLLSNGTSAVLARDAGIEKAEFLVALETEERPERGQPVVRTAVAIEPELLLDVFPGRLREETRLEWNREAERVEEVSRFLYDELVVEESRRHQPDPEEAAALLARKAMEAGIGRFVGEEEWTRLRNRIRFAGLPEPDPELLLRRLCEGLRSFDELRRAAAAGGFETAVRAELGERASSLDRLAPEFLVLPSGRRARIHYPDGAPPYVASRLQDFFGMNETPRIGPGNTPLVVHLLAPSQRPVQVTQDLKGFWQRLYPQVRRELMRRYPKHAWPEL; encoded by the coding sequence ATGGACCGGCGAGGGGCCGGGGCCGAAAAGCAGGCGGGCCGGCGGTTGGACTGTAACTGCCATAGCTACAGTGTATATGTGGAGCGCCTTCCGGTCGACGCGATCCTGGATGACATCCGCGCCGCTTTGGCCGCAGGGCCGAATCTCGTCCTGGAAGCTCCTCCCGGGGCGGGCAAGACCACGCGTGTTCCACCAGCTCTGCTCGATCTCCTGCCCGGCCATATTCTCGTGCTCGAACCGCGGCGGCTCGCCGCGCGGCTCGCAGCCCAGCGCGCCGCGTCCGAGCGGGGCGAGGCAGCCGGAGAAACCATCGGCTGGCAGGTGCGCTTCCAGAAAGCCGCTGGCCCGCGCACGCGGCTTGTCTACCTGACGGAAGGATTGCTGGTCCGCCGGCTGCTCTCCGACCCGCTCCTCGAGGGCGTCAGCGCGGTCGTCCTCGACGAGTTCCACGAGCGCCACCTCGAGGGCGATCTTGCCCTCGCTCTGCTGCGGCGGCTCCAGCGCTTGCGCCGCCCGGACCTTCGTCTCATCGTCATGTCAGCCACTCTCGACGGCGCTTCCGTGGCCGCCTTTCTGGATGGCTGCCCCGTTCTGCGCAGCGAAGGCCGCCTGTTTCCGCTGGAGCTGCAGTACACGCCGCACTCCGCCCAACCGCTCGAAGAGCTTGTCGTGGAAGCCGTCGAGCGCAACTTTGCGCAAGTCGGCGGCGGCGTTCTCGTCTTCCTCCCCGGTGCGGCTGAAATCCGGCGCTGTGCGGAAGCGCTCTCGCGCCGCCGCATCGCTCAGGAGGCGGACATCCTGCCACTGCACGGCGACCTGCCTCCGGAAGAGCAGGACCGCGCCGTCACGCCGGGCGCGCGCCGGCGCATTGTGCTCTCCACCAACATCGCCGAGTCCAGCGTCACGATCCCCGGCGTTCGCATCGTCGTGGACTCGGGCCTTGCCCGCATCCCCTCCGATTCGCCCTGGAGCGGCCTGCCCCGGCTGGAAGTCCGGCGCGTCAGCCGCGCTTCCGCCGTACAGCGCGCCGGCCGCGCCGCCCGCACCGCACCCGGCCTGGCCGTTCGGCTCTACTCGCAGGAGGATTTCCTCCGCCGCCCGGAACACGAGACGCCCGAGATCCTCCGGCGGGAACTTTCGCAGCTTTGCCTGCATCTTCATGCCGCGGGCGTTGCCGATCCGCGCGAACTCGAGTGGCTCTCTCCGCCCCCGGAAGAGGCCATGGCAGCGGCCGAGGAACTGCTTCAGCGGCTTGGGGCGCTCGACAGCAGCGGTTGTCTGACGCAGTTCGGACGGCGCCTCGCGGAGCTGCCGTTGCACCCGAGGCTCGCTGCGCTGGTCGAGCGTGGCGGTGAGGCCGCCTGCCGGTTGGCAGCCGAATTGTCCGCTTCGCATCCCGCACAAGCAGCGCAGATCGAGAGACAGTTGCGCGCGCTCGCGCCGAAGCGCGCCTCGGCGCCGCTGGAAGAGTGCGTCCTGCGCGCGTTTCCTGACCGTGTCGCGCGCCGGAGAAAAGGGCAGGAACTGCTGCTGTCGAATGGAACCTCGGCCGTGCTGGCGCGGGACGCCGGCATCGAAAAGGCGGAATTTCTCGTCGCTCTCGAAACAGAAGAGCGCCCGGAGCGCGGACAGCCCGTTGTCCGGACCGCTGTTGCCATCGAGCCTGAGCTGCTGCTGGATGTCTTCCCCGGGCGCCTGCGCGAGGAAACGCGCCTCGAGTGGAACCGGGAGGCCGAGCGTGTGGAAGAAGTCTCGCGCTTCCTCTATGACGAACTCGTCGTCGAAGAGTCCCGCCGCCATCAGCCTGACCCGGAGGAAGCCGCCGCCCTGCTGGCGCGCAAAGCGATGGAAGCCGGCATCGGGCGGTTCGTTGGAGAAGAGGAATGGACCAGGTTGCGAAACCGGATCCGGTTCGCCGGGCTGCCGGAGCCGGACCCCGAGCTTCTGCTGCGGCGCCTGTGCGAAGGGCTGAGGTCGTTCGATGAATTACGGCGCGCGGCGGCTGCTGGAGGCTTTGAAACGGCAGTGCGGGCTGAACTTGGCGAGCGCGCATCCAGCCTGGACCGGCTCGCTCCCGAGTTCCTTGTCCTTCCGTCGGGGCGGCGGGCGCGCATTCACTACCCCGATGGCGCTCCGCCCTACGTCGCTTCGCGCCTGCAGGACTTTTTCGGGATGAACGAGACGCCGCGCATCGGTCCCGGGAACACGCCTCTCGTCGTGCACCTGCTGGCGCCCAGCCAGCGCCCCGTGCAGGTAACCCAGGATCTCAAAGGCTTCTGGCAACGGCTCTATCCGCAGGTGCGGCGGGAACTGATGCGCCGCTACCCGAAACATGCCTGGCCCGAATTGTGA
- a CDS encoding sodium:proline symporter produces the protein MERFSAFALLDWLILAGYLIGIALLGLWIGRRVGRTDQYFLGARRFNRWVMIAQSFASGTHADMPVSLAGAVYARGFSAIWFQWKNMFATPFYWLMAPLYRRMRRTTIAEYFEDRYGHWMGAAYMVFALAFLTINLASMLKGAAKVISQAAGGDIPVNAIVMAMTAAFLLYSFIGGQVSTAWTELVQGFLIIVLSFLLIPLGWGLARGISGIREALGPERLTLTAPEGIGPWFILMLTINGLIGITSQPHIMGMVATGKNEAACREGFLYGTFVKRFCTLGWALTGLVAAALLAKGVFGTTALHDAEEAFGFACRHLLFPGGKGLLVACLLAANMAACSAYMVSAGALFTRNLYGRYFVRDRGDRHYLWVGRLSGLAITLLGVLYALFLIDRVLNTFLLTETLATYVGIAVLGGIFWRRANRWGAVAGITAAMTANFAIYSWLGQRFDHWDPNVFLAALLCGVAVFVVVSLATRSEPAEVLDEFFHRLRTPSHMDPAVAKPEEVEREAARRGEQLLLNHLMHPLRGAAGQPFWRAYRIDLQGFLLGWAIALGMVALAWLIVR, from the coding sequence ATGGAACGCTTTTCCGCCTTCGCTCTACTCGACTGGCTGATTCTGGCCGGTTATCTCATCGGCATTGCTCTGTTGGGCCTCTGGATCGGGCGGCGGGTGGGGCGCACAGATCAGTATTTTCTCGGGGCGCGGCGCTTCAACCGGTGGGTGATGATTGCGCAGAGCTTCGCTTCGGGCACGCACGCCGACATGCCGGTGTCGCTGGCCGGGGCTGTGTACGCGCGCGGGTTCAGCGCCATCTGGTTTCAGTGGAAGAACATGTTCGCTACGCCTTTCTACTGGCTGATGGCGCCGCTGTACCGGCGGATGCGGCGGACGACGATCGCTGAGTATTTCGAGGACCGCTACGGCCACTGGATGGGCGCGGCTTACATGGTGTTCGCCCTCGCGTTTCTGACAATCAATCTGGCCAGCATGCTGAAAGGCGCGGCCAAGGTCATCAGCCAGGCGGCGGGCGGCGACATCCCCGTCAATGCCATCGTGATGGCGATGACCGCGGCGTTCCTGCTCTACAGCTTCATCGGCGGGCAGGTGTCGACGGCATGGACGGAACTGGTGCAGGGATTTCTGATCATCGTTCTGTCGTTCCTGCTCATTCCGCTGGGCTGGGGTCTGGCGCGCGGCATCAGCGGCATCCGCGAGGCGCTGGGACCGGAGCGGCTGACGCTGACAGCGCCGGAGGGCATCGGTCCGTGGTTCATCCTGATGTTGACGATCAACGGTCTGATCGGCATCACCAGCCAGCCGCACATCATGGGCATGGTGGCGACGGGAAAGAACGAGGCGGCGTGCCGCGAAGGGTTCCTGTATGGAACGTTCGTGAAGCGCTTCTGCACGCTGGGCTGGGCGCTGACCGGGCTGGTGGCGGCTGCGCTGCTGGCGAAAGGCGTGTTCGGCACAACAGCGCTGCATGATGCCGAGGAGGCGTTCGGCTTTGCGTGCCGCCATCTGCTGTTTCCCGGCGGCAAAGGACTGCTGGTCGCCTGTCTGCTGGCGGCAAACATGGCGGCGTGTTCGGCGTACATGGTGAGCGCGGGCGCGCTGTTCACGCGCAATCTGTACGGGCGGTATTTCGTGCGGGATCGCGGCGACCGCCATTATCTGTGGGTGGGACGGCTGAGCGGGCTGGCGATCACCCTGCTGGGCGTTCTTTATGCACTGTTTCTGATCGACAGGGTGCTGAACACATTTCTTCTGACAGAGACGCTGGCGACCTATGTGGGCATCGCGGTGCTGGGCGGAATCTTCTGGAGGCGCGCGAACCGATGGGGCGCAGTGGCGGGCATCACCGCCGCGATGACGGCGAACTTCGCCATCTATTCCTGGCTCGGTCAGAGATTCGACCACTGGGACCCGAACGTCTTTCTGGCAGCACTGCTGTGCGGCGTCGCCGTGTTCGTTGTCGTGAGCCTGGCGACGCGATCCGAGCCTGCGGAAGTGCTGGACGAATTCTTCCACCGTCTGCGCACGCCAAGCCACATGGATCCCGCCGTGGCAAAACCGGAGGAAGTGGAGCGCGAGGCGGCTCGGCGGGGCGAGCAACTGCTGCTGAACCACCTGATGCACCCGCTGCGCGGCGCCGCGGGCCAGCCCTTCTGGCGGGCCTACCGGATTGATTTGCAGGGCTTCCTGCTCGGGTGGGCGATCGCGCTGGGCATGGTTGCGCTGGCGTGGCTCATTGTGCGGTGA
- a CDS encoding alanine--glyoxylate aminotransferase: protein MSRPIVGHLDPYFFQINEDIRRGLNACFGTNNEFTMVISGTGSAGMECAIANFVEPGSTVAVFANGYFSDRITEMARRHGAKVQRLEKPWGQVYTDAEAREFLHSVRPQVAAFVHAETSTGAHQPGDGICRAAHEVGALVIADCVTSLGGMPVHVDETGIDIAYSGTQKALGAPPGLAPITCSPRAVEFLRQRKSTPSSWYLDLKLLLEYYESAHRYHHTAPISMFYALREALAIIEEEGLENRWARHRRNHERLVAGLAQMGVRMHVAEGERLWTLNTPVVPEGISDAAIRRHLMETRGIEVAGGFGPLAGKVLRIGTMGYGSTEENVDLLLEALQEALAAGARA, encoded by the coding sequence ATGAGCCGGCCCATTGTGGGCCACCTGGATCCGTATTTCTTTCAGATCAATGAGGACATCCGGAGAGGATTAAACGCCTGTTTCGGCACGAACAATGAATTTACGATGGTGATTTCCGGCACGGGCAGCGCCGGCATGGAATGCGCCATTGCGAATTTCGTGGAACCTGGCTCGACGGTGGCCGTGTTTGCCAACGGCTATTTCAGCGACCGGATCACGGAGATGGCCCGGCGCCACGGCGCGAAAGTGCAGCGGCTGGAGAAACCTTGGGGGCAGGTCTATACAGATGCTGAGGCGCGCGAGTTCCTCCACTCCGTGCGCCCGCAGGTGGCGGCGTTTGTGCATGCGGAGACCAGCACCGGCGCGCATCAGCCCGGAGACGGCATCTGCAGGGCCGCGCACGAGGTTGGAGCGCTGGTGATCGCCGACTGCGTCACCAGTCTGGGCGGCATGCCGGTGCACGTGGACGAGACGGGGATCGACATCGCCTACAGCGGCACGCAGAAAGCGTTGGGTGCGCCTCCGGGCCTGGCCCCGATCACATGCTCGCCGCGGGCGGTCGAATTTCTGCGCCAGAGAAAATCGACTCCTTCTTCGTGGTATCTGGACCTGAAATTACTGCTCGAATACTACGAAAGCGCCCACCGCTATCACCACACGGCGCCGATTTCGATGTTCTATGCGCTGCGGGAAGCCCTGGCGATCATCGAGGAAGAGGGGCTTGAAAACCGCTGGGCGCGCCACCGGCGCAACCATGAACGGCTGGTGGCGGGGCTGGCGCAGATGGGCGTCCGCATGCACGTGGCGGAGGGAGAGAGGCTGTGGACGCTGAACACGCCCGTGGTGCCCGAGGGGATCAGCGACGCGGCGATCCGCCGCCACCTGATGGAGACGCGCGGCATCGAGGTTGCAGGCGGGTTCGGGCCGCTGGCGGGCAAGGTGCTGCGCATCGGCACGATGGGCTACGGCTCCACGGAGGAAAACGTCGATCTGCTGCTTGAGGCGCTGCAGGAAGCATTGGCGGCGGGTGCGCGCGCCTGA
- a CDS encoding arylsulfatase, which produces MRSSLFLPPDRRRFLGALAGAPLAVQTAQQRLPNIVLIYADDLGYGDVSANGARRIRTPNIDRIAREGVRFTHAHSPSATCTPSRYALLTGEYAWRRPGTGVLPGDARLIIEPGRPTLPAMLRQRGYRTGVVGKWHLGLGSGELDWNGEIRPGPLEIGFDSAFIIPATGDRVPCVYVENHRVAGLDPSDPIRVSFKEPFPGEPLGRTHPHLLKLHPSHGHDMAIVNGISRIGYMTGGRAALWRDEDMADTITARALAFMEKHRSEPFFLYFSTHDIHVPRAPHPRFAGRSGMGPRGDVILQLDWCVGEILNALDRHGLARNTIVIFTSDNGPVVDDGYQDEAAERLGDHRPAGPWRGGKYSNFEGGTRVPFFVRWPERVRPGSESAALVSQIDLFASLASLAGARLEAEAAPDSIDILPALLGEAKRGREYLVEHAGSLALIAGRWKYVAPGKGPKINTNTNTELGNDPGPQLYDLARDPGERINLASHHPARVRSMAQQLAQIRSAARTRP; this is translated from the coding sequence ATGCGTTCTTCGCTCTTCCTGCCGCCGGATCGCCGCCGCTTTCTGGGCGCGTTGGCCGGCGCTCCTCTCGCCGTCCAGACGGCGCAACAGCGCCTTCCGAACATCGTGCTCATTTACGCAGACGATCTCGGCTATGGCGACGTCAGCGCCAACGGCGCCCGCCGCATCCGCACGCCCAACATCGACCGCATCGCCCGCGAAGGCGTGCGCTTCACGCATGCTCACTCGCCCTCTGCCACCTGCACGCCCTCGCGCTACGCGCTGCTCACGGGCGAATACGCCTGGCGCAGGCCGGGCACGGGCGTGCTGCCGGGCGATGCGCGTCTCATCATCGAGCCCGGCCGGCCCACCCTGCCGGCCATGCTCCGCCAGCGCGGCTACCGTACCGGTGTCGTGGGCAAGTGGCATCTCGGTCTCGGCAGCGGCGAGCTCGACTGGAACGGCGAGATCCGTCCCGGTCCGCTCGAAATCGGCTTCGATTCTGCATTCATCATCCCCGCCACCGGCGACCGTGTTCCCTGCGTGTATGTCGAAAATCATCGTGTCGCCGGTCTCGATCCGTCCGACCCAATCCGCGTCAGCTTTAAAGAGCCTTTCCCCGGCGAGCCGCTCGGCCGCACGCACCCGCATCTGCTGAAGCTGCACCCCAGCCACGGCCACGATATGGCCATCGTAAACGGGATCAGCCGCATTGGCTACATGACCGGCGGCCGTGCGGCCCTTTGGAGGGACGAGGACATGGCGGACACGATCACCGCCAGGGCCCTCGCGTTCATGGAGAAACACCGGAGCGAGCCGTTTTTCCTCTATTTCTCAACCCACGACATCCACGTCCCGCGCGCCCCGCATCCCCGCTTTGCAGGCCGCTCCGGCATGGGGCCGCGCGGGGACGTCATCCTGCAGCTCGACTGGTGCGTGGGCGAAATTCTGAACGCGCTCGACCGGCACGGGCTGGCGCGCAACACGATCGTCATCTTTACCAGTGACAACGGGCCGGTGGTCGACGACGGATACCAGGATGAGGCCGCGGAGAGGCTCGGGGATCATCGCCCGGCCGGGCCCTGGCGCGGCGGCAAGTACAGCAACTTCGAGGGCGGCACCCGCGTGCCGTTCTTCGTGCGCTGGCCGGAACGGGTCCGGCCTGGCTCGGAATCCGCGGCTCTGGTCAGCCAGATCGACCTGTTCGCCTCTCTGGCTTCGCTGGCCGGAGCCAGACTCGAAGCCGAGGCCGCACCCGACAGCATCGACATCCTGCCCGCGCTGCTCGGCGAGGCGAAACGGGGCCGTGAATACCTGGTGGAACATGCCGGTTCTCTCGCCCTCATCGCCGGACGCTGGAAATACGTGGCTCCAGGCAAAGGGCCGAAGATCAATACAAACACCAACACCGAACTCGGCAATGATCCCGGGCCGCAGCTCTATGACCTCGCCCGAGACCCCGGCGAACGCATCAATCTGGCCTCGCATCATCCCGCGCGGGTGCGTTCCATGGCGCAGCAGCTCGCGCAGATCCGCTCCGCCGCCCGCACGCGGCCCTGA
- a CDS encoding nucleoside-diphosphate-sugar pyrophosphorylase — protein MSDRAVVLAGGQGTRLRPYTIVLPKPLMPVCEYPILEVVVRQLIRHGFRRITMAVNHQAELIRAFFGGGEKWGVAIDYSLENQPLSTMGPLRLIPDLPDHFLVMNGDVLSDLDLRAFLDAHVREGRCFTIAASRRRQVIDYGVLHVDDSGILRGFEEKPATTYMVSMGIYAVSRRALEFIPAGVRYGFDHLMRDMLAAGQPVHVYEHQGYWRDIGRPDDYMQAIEEFEGPMRQALLP, from the coding sequence ATGTCTGACCGCGCCGTCGTTCTGGCCGGCGGGCAGGGCACGCGGCTGCGCCCCTACACCATCGTTCTGCCCAAGCCGCTGATGCCCGTGTGCGAGTACCCGATCCTCGAAGTGGTCGTCCGCCAGCTGATCCGCCACGGATTCCGCCGCATCACCATGGCCGTCAACCATCAGGCGGAGCTCATCCGCGCCTTCTTCGGCGGCGGCGAGAAATGGGGCGTCGCCATCGACTATTCGCTGGAAAACCAGCCTCTCAGCACCATGGGGCCGCTGCGGCTCATTCCAGACCTGCCGGACCATTTCCTGGTCATGAACGGCGACGTGCTGTCCGATCTCGATCTGCGCGCTTTCCTCGACGCGCACGTCCGCGAAGGCCGCTGCTTTACGATCGCCGCCAGCCGCCGAAGGCAGGTCATCGATTACGGCGTGCTGCACGTGGACGACTCCGGCATCCTGCGCGGTTTCGAAGAGAAGCCCGCCACGACCTACATGGTCAGCATGGGCATTTACGCCGTCAGCCGCCGCGCCCTGGAATTCATCCCCGCCGGCGTCCGCTACGGCTTCGATCATCTGATGCGCGACATGCTCGCCGCCGGCCAGCCCGTCCACGTGTACGAGCATCAGGGCTATTGGCGCGATATCGGCCGCCCGGACGACTACATGCAGGCCATCGAAGAGTTCGAGGGGCCCATGCGGCAGGCGCTGCTGCCATGA
- a CDS encoding acetoin utilization protein, whose product MVHKTGQTGLVFPPACFLHAPPPDHPELPDRLRALRQRLEQDGLLSRLLHIEGREATDDDLHLCHTRAYLATVQKDIARHAPMLSTGDTHLSPHADASARAAAGAAMAAVDAVLSGRARNAFAAVRPPGHHATLSRGMGFCLYNNVAIAARHARRAWGADRILIVDWDVHHGNGTQDIFYDDPSVFFFSTHQAPWYPGTGWPDETGDGPARGTTLNCPFPAGSGRREILGAFRRKLLPAMETFRPELVLVSAGFDSRRDDPLGLFRLHDEDFRELTEIVLEIADRWARGRLVSVLEGGYSLHGMPLAVAAHLRGLMGIREA is encoded by the coding sequence ATGGTCCATAAAACAGGTCAAACCGGTCTTGTTTTTCCCCCGGCCTGCTTCCTGCATGCTCCTCCGCCGGACCACCCCGAGCTGCCGGATCGTCTGCGCGCTCTCCGCCAGCGCCTGGAGCAGGACGGTCTGCTCAGCCGGCTCCTCCACATCGAGGGGCGTGAAGCCACGGACGACGACCTGCATCTGTGCCATACCCGGGCGTACCTCGCCACCGTGCAGAAAGACATCGCCCGCCACGCTCCCATGCTGAGCACCGGCGACACGCACTTAAGCCCGCACGCGGACGCGAGCGCGCGCGCCGCCGCGGGCGCCGCCATGGCTGCCGTGGATGCCGTCCTGTCGGGCCGCGCCCGCAACGCCTTCGCCGCCGTCCGCCCGCCCGGCCACCACGCCACGCTGAGCCGTGGCATGGGGTTCTGCCTCTACAACAACGTCGCCATCGCCGCCCGCCACGCCCGCCGCGCCTGGGGCGCGGACCGGATCCTCATCGTCGATTGGGACGTCCACCACGGAAACGGCACCCAGGACATCTTCTACGACGATCCCAGCGTCTTCTTCTTCAGCACGCACCAGGCCCCCTGGTATCCCGGCACCGGCTGGCCGGACGAAACCGGAGACGGTCCCGCCCGCGGCACAACGCTCAACTGTCCTTTCCCTGCAGGATCAGGCCGCCGCGAGATTCTCGGCGCCTTCCGCCGCAAGCTCCTTCCAGCCATGGAAACGTTCCGGCCAGAGCTTGTGCTGGTTTCGGCAGGTTTCGATTCCCGCCGCGATGATCCGCTCGGCCTGTTCCGCCTGCACGATGAAGACTTCCGCGAACTGACCGAGATTGTTTTGGAAATCGCGGATCGGTGGGCTCGGGGCCGGCTGGTCAGCGTTCTTGAGGGGGGATACAGCCTCCATGGCATGCCGCTGGCCGTGGCTGCGCACCTGCGCGGGCTGATGGGGATCCGGGAGGCATGA
- a CDS encoding UDP-glucose 4-epimerase has product MNWRNKRVVVTGADGFIGSHLVEHLAAAGAEVTALALYNSFNHWGWLEELPCLKDIRVVTGDIRDPHLCMELLRGAEIVFHLAALIPIPYSYRAPASFVETNVQGTLNLCQAARACGLERFVHTSTSEVYGTAQYVPIDEKHPLCGQSPYAASKIGADAIALSFYYSFDVPVAVARPFNTFGPRQSARAVIPTIISQLAAGSRQVKLGDLDTTRDFTFVEDTCRGLMAVASAPQGCGEVYNIGTGREIRIADLYRTIAALMNVTVDVEQDPARLRPEKSEVRRLLCNASRLRAAAGWEPSVTLEEGLSRAIEWFRNPDNLRRYKPEIYNV; this is encoded by the coding sequence ATGAACTGGCGGAACAAACGCGTCGTCGTCACTGGCGCCGATGGCTTCATCGGCTCCCATCTGGTCGAGCATCTCGCCGCCGCCGGCGCGGAAGTGACGGCGCTTGCCCTCTACAACTCGTTCAACCATTGGGGCTGGCTCGAGGAACTCCCCTGCCTGAAAGACATCCGTGTTGTCACCGGCGACATCCGCGATCCGCACCTGTGCATGGAGCTGCTCCGCGGCGCGGAAATTGTCTTCCACCTGGCTGCGCTGATCCCCATTCCGTACAGTTACCGAGCGCCTGCCAGCTTCGTGGAAACGAACGTTCAGGGGACGCTCAATCTCTGCCAGGCGGCCCGCGCCTGCGGCCTGGAACGGTTCGTCCACACTTCCACCAGCGAGGTGTATGGCACGGCGCAATACGTTCCCATCGACGAGAAACACCCGCTGTGCGGCCAATCTCCTTACGCCGCCAGCAAGATCGGCGCCGATGCCATCGCCCTCAGTTTCTACTACTCGTTCGATGTGCCTGTCGCCGTGGCCCGCCCCTTCAACACCTTCGGCCCGCGCCAGTCTGCGCGCGCCGTCATCCCCACGATCATCTCGCAGCTGGCCGCAGGCAGCCGCCAGGTGAAGCTCGGGGATCTGGACACGACCCGCGATTTCACGTTTGTGGAGGACACCTGCCGGGGACTGATGGCTGTGGCCTCGGCCCCGCAGGGTTGCGGCGAGGTCTACAACATCGGCACGGGGAGGGAGATCCGCATCGCCGATCTTTACCGGACGATTGCCGCCCTGATGAACGTCACGGTCGACGTCGAGCAGGATCCGGCCAGGCTCCGTCCGGAGAAGAGCGAGGTTCGGCGCCTCCTTTGCAACGCCTCCAGGCTGCGGGCTGCGGCAGGATGGGAGCCTTCGGTCACTCTGGAGGAAGGTCTGTCCCGCGCCATCGAGTGGTTCCGCAACCCGGACAACCTACGGCGCTACAAACCGGAGATTTACAATGTCTGA